Sequence from the Toxotes jaculatrix isolate fToxJac2 chromosome 24, fToxJac2.pri, whole genome shotgun sequence genome:
TCCCTGCAGGTGGAATGACGTACCGTCAGTGTCTGAAGTACTCAGACTGCGATTACAACCGCCTGGCCCAGATGTTCCCCCAGGTACAGAACCCTCTGCTGGACTGAGAGACCGGGACCTCAGAGCCCGAGACCTCAGAGCCCACCACTGGGTCACGGTTAGTTTAGTGGCGTTCAGTGGTCTCGTACTTAGGTGTTTAGGGTTTGTACCGGGTGAGACGGGTGGGACAGCTGAGACAGGTGAGACGGGCGGGAAGGCTGAGACAGGTGAAACGGGTGGGACGGCTGAGAGAGGTGGGTGAGACAGGTGGGACAGGTGAGACGGGTGAGAcgggtgagacaggtgagacggGTGCTGCTTTGTGTTGAATGAAATCACAGATGTTGTGTCTGTCCAGATGGAGACGTCACGGCTCAGAGACTCATTCTGAACATTGTCCTCCAGGTGTCCAGCTTCACCTTCAAGTGCTGCAACTCTGACCTGTGTAACTCCGCCCCCTCCTCTGCAGCCAGCTCTCTGATTGGCCTGCTGGCCTCTGTGGTCGTCATGTGGTGGTGCATCCACTGAACAGGAAACCGGAACGTTGgccctgcagctctgtggcGCCCCCCAGTGTCTGGACACATACAGCTTCTATAACAGCCGCAGCTTCTCTAACTGTTACTCACCAAACATTCACTCAGTCACCACGTCACAGTCACTCATCTGACCTTCTCCTTCCAGAAAGGTGAATGTTTTATCTGATGAAGGTGTGACGCGTCGTCGCTCAGTCACATGACAAACGAGAAAGGACAGGATGAAGAGTTTCAGCTGCTCATTGATCGAACATTAAAAACCGATCGATCGGTCAAAGGTCACATCATTGATCCAGCCGGAGACGGTGTGATGCTTTCTGTGGTTCGGTGTCTCTGATTGGTCACTCACTACAGCCACAGgcagacatttattttgaaaagaatcTGTAAACAACTTCCTGCCTCCAgctcccacaatgcaacactgTCATGTGGAGAAGACAAAGACTCTACATCCTCAGATGTTTGAGTGAGACGTTACCTTGCACACCACAGACACTGTCCAATCAGAGTTTAGTATGTAGTTTATCTGGAAGCTTCAGGCAGGTGAGAAGGTGAAGAGACCACGTCCACGTCTGTGTCCACGTCCATGTGAAGACTGCAGGTGGTTTTAGTGGAGACATCTCTGATTggtcaaacacagagacagaaaggtgcTGAACAACATGAAGTGATGAAGGAGTGAGGTGGTGACTCCGTGAATcagaaataaataacaaacctGCTGTCCTCCTTAACCCTGCTGTCCTCCCTAAGCCTGTCCAACGTCTCAGTTCCTCACTAACAGAACCTTTGGGttcttctgcttcctgtttggCTGAAACGTTAGCGAAGGTCAAACTTTCTGTGTGACAAAGAAATAAAGGTTTACAAACTGGAGACAGACTCCCGTTCTTTATTGATGTCCAttcttcgtgtgtgtgtgtgtgtgagaatgttaCACACAGTGAGAACTGTTACCTGGCTTCAGGCAGGGACACTTCACACAAAGCTCCACTGTGCTGTGGCGTCTTCGTGGCTCTCACAGACGCCATGTTGGATCCGTTTCTGTTTCATCGTTTCTTCTGGAATCATTTTAAGGTTAGGGTTCTggttttctgtcttcctgtcctaaaaaacattgttttcaaagtaaaacctGATTTATTGAGTTTTATCTTTAAGATTTTACTTCTATTttaaaattttggactttatcaaattagttttattttaaattgaataaCTGTATTTGATAAATACTGAGTTCTTCAGGATTTAGTGTTCTGTTTGATAAATATACAGCACCTCTGTTTGGATGAAAACGTCGCAGCCCGTTGGTCGGTTCTTTGTTTACTGATGTGAGTCCTCAGCCGTCAGTGGCCGTGTGGTGCAGTGTGGCTCAGCGCCCAGCGGGGGGCTCAGGTGGAACAGGTGAGCTCCAGTCTCACTGCGGACCACCTGATCCAGCAGCAGAGTCTTCGCCACAGGGAACTTCTCCAGGACTGTCTGGGATCCTGGAGGGAAAACCAGTGACCGCTGGCCGTCATGTGTGACATCACTGTCATGTGATTTCCACATGTACTCACAGTTTTCCAGGTGTATCCAGcacaggacacagacacaggagccAGTCACACCCTCCTCCAGGTGAACTCACCTGTCTGCTGTCAggtccctgtctctcttcttcttggCCAAGGTTCTGCTCTGACCTGCACTCCATGAACCACTGTCTGACCCACTAACACTGTGTGGACATTGTGTCCTGTCCTCTCACCTTCAGAGGACACACCTCTCACCCTCCATGCAGCAGGAAATTAAAAATCCTCCATTAATTACTGTCAATAAAAGTGTGAGGCTCTTATTGTGGTGGGTCAGGTCAGAGGCTGCTTTGTCTGTATCCTCACAACTAAGGTAAGACAACTATGCGCGTGCGCGTCGGGAGGACGTGTCGTCACGCATCTCTGACGCTTTTGTTCcaaagtttttgatttttttttttttttttttgaagcgcGTGCTTCAGCAGAGTGACCGAGCGCAGTGTCTCTGTGGgcgtttcttcttcttcttcttctctccctgctGATTATTAACTGCAGACTGAAGCGGGACTCCGTCACACCGCCTCACCGCCTCACCGCCTCAGACCCTGCGCCGGAGGGACTGGACTGTAACCCGTCTGTCCTGTAAGTGTTTCATCCTCCACCCGCTTCAGCCCAGACTCCGCTcagaaatgtgctgtttttgtgttagtGACACAGGCCGATGGACGTGCTTAGTTATTGAATCCTCACAGTTGTTTGTAGCTGCTCCGTAAAGAGACGTTTACATGGACCAAAGTCCTGCGGTGGCGAAGGAAACGTGAGCCGAATGTTAGATCGTGTTAATGCACGTGTTATAAACTGTGAACGTTTGCACTGAAGATAAAACCAGAGTCCACTAAGTCTGACACTAACCCTGCTCCGCAGGGACAGCTTCAGACCAGACTCCCTTTAAAATGTGTTCCACATAAAACGAAAGGCGCAGGAGAACT
This genomic interval carries:
- the LOC121177767 gene encoding CD59 glycoprotein, producing MKRSLGLCLVICSTLIGLGSAIRCYSCKDYTASCSKQRDCSYDDACLTLNERGGMTYRQCLKYSDCDYNRLAQMFPQVSSFTFKCCNSDLCNSAPSSAASSLIGLLASVVVMWWCIH